The window ATTCAGGAATTCGAACTAAAAAATCCGTTTTTAGGTAAAAATAATTAAAAAATAAAAAAACGTGCATAATGTAGTATGCACGTTTTTTTATTTTTTAAATGGAAAGTATACGTTTTTCCACTGAAGCACTTTTTTTTACTCTCTAAACATTTTCTTGCGCTCAGTAGCCAACGTCAATAATTCCTCCGCATGTTTTAACGTTAGTGGAGTAGTTTCAGCACCGGACAGCATCCTCGACAATTCCTCTGTTCTGTCTGATTCCACAACATCATGAATTTCCGTCCTCGTCCTATCACTAATTACATCTTTTTTAATGAGATAATGGTGATCAGCCATTGCGGCAACTTGGGGCAAATGAGAAATACAAAGCACTTGGGAATGTGTGGCGATAATAGCGATTTTTTCAGCAATTGCTTGTGCTACCCTTCCGCTTACCCCCGTATCCACTTCGTCAAAAATAAGTGAAGTAACGCCTTGGTGTTTGGAGAAAATAGTCTTTATCGCCAACATAATACGGGAAATTTCGCCACCCGATGCTACTTTTACAAGTGGTTTCAATGGTTCTCCAACGTTCGTCGAAATTAGAAAGGTCACATCATCGTAACCGTTCGAATCGAAAGTACTTGCTGGTTTCCGAGTAATTTCCACTTTAAAAGAAGCTTTTCCCATATGAAGCTGTTGCAACTGTTCCATAATCGCTTTTTCTAATTGAATAGACGACTTTTGGCGAATAATCGATAATTCTCCTGCCTCTATTTCTAAGTCTTTCAAAATTTGGTCAAGTTTTTCCTGTTCAGCAGATAGACGCTCATCTCTGCTCACTAAACTATCAAGTTCCTCTGCAATTTTATTGCGGTACATAAGAATGTCCTCAATCGTTTTCCCATACTTTCTTTTAAGTGAAAGATGGAGGGCCAGACGCTCTTCAACTATTTCTAGTCTTGCAGGATCAAATTCCATATCATCGAGTATACTTTTCAGCTCATGCGCAGTATCTTGCAATGAATAGAAACTTGCTGCAATCGTTTCAGCGTGCGGCCTAAGGCTCTTATCAACAGAAGCTGCATCCTCAATATCACTCATTGCGGAACCGATCCAATCAAGTGCATGCGTATCAGCGCTGATCGACATGTATGCTGTATTCAAGCGTTCGTATAATCGATTGAAGTTTTGAAGTTTTTGTTTTTCCTCTTCAAGTTGGTTTTCTTCTCCAATGACAAGAGCAGCGGCATCGATCTCTTTCAGCTGGAATGAATACAAATCAATACGTTGAGCAACTTGTTGCTCATTATCATCCGCCTTCTCAAGCTTTCTTTTCAATTTCCGATAACTCTCGTACAGTTCAGAATAATTTTCATAAGCACGTTCAAGCTTTTCACCCGCAAAATGATCAAGCAAATGAATATGACTTCTTTCATGCATTAGTTCCTGGTTTTCATGTTGACCGTGAATGTCAATCAATTGGGAACCGATTTCCCTCAAAATAGCAATTGTCACGAGCTTACCATTGACTCGGCAAACTGTTTTGCCGTTCGAATTCAAATCACGGCGTAAAATAACGACGCCATCCTGCACGTCAATACCAAAATCAGCTAATTTCACGATGATAGGATGTGCTTCCTCTTCAATTGTGAAAAGTCCTTCCAATTCAGCTTTATTTGCACCGTGACGGATAAATTCCTGTGAACCTCGTCCACCTGCCAACAGTTGTACAGCATCGATGATAATTGATTTACCTGCACCTGTTTCCCCAGTCAAAACGGTGAGTCCTTCGTCAAAAGTTACTTCAAGGTGTTCAATGATTGCAAAGTTTTTTATGGAAATTTCACGTAACAATTGCTGTCACCTCTTTCAAAGCATCGCTAACAATTTTTCTCTCACCACTGCTGTTAAGGAATCGTCACGGCAGATGATTAGGCATGTGTCATCGCCGCAAATCGTTCCAAGAATTTCTTCCCACCCGAGATGATCCAACAAAGATCCAACCGCCTGCGCATTTCCAGGAAGCGTTTTCAAAATAATAAAATGACCAGCCCCATCTATGCTGACAAATGCGTCAGTCAACATACGGTGAAGCTTTTGCTCCGTGTTGTACTTATGTACGGGTGGAAGGCTATATTTGTAATTACCATTAGATAAAGGGACTTTAATAAGATGCATTTCTTTTATATCACGCGAAACGGTCGCTTGCGTTACTTCTACCCCAGCCGCCTTTAAGCTATCTACGAGCTGATCCTGTGTTTCTATTTCAAAATTCGAGATAATATCTCGGATGCGTATTTGTCTATGCCCTTTATTCATACCATTCACTCCCATACAAAATAATAAGGTCCTTTTTCATACTGTACCACCGATTTTTTCCTGCAACAAGAATATAAGCGCAGGGTGCCCGTCCGGATACGAAAGACATAAAATAGACCGTTATTCACAGTTCGATATGTTGTAGTTTTCCGAGGAACAAGAAAAGCACGCAACTTAATGCGCGCTATTGCAATTCTTTGTACGCCTCTTCAACAAGGTTATTAAATGAAACTTCGTCAAATGCTGTTTCGGCATTGTCTTCAGAAGTTAAGTGGAATAGAAACTCTATGTTCCCTTCCCCGCCAGTGACAGGAGAAAATGAAATTCCACGAAGACTGAATCCATCTTGGATTGATGCATCAGCAATTCTTTTTAATACTTCAAGATGAATGGATTTTTCCCTGACGACACCTTTTTTCCCAACTTTCCCTTTCCCGGCCTCGAATTGCGGCTTAACGAGGACTATGACATCACCGCCAGTGGCAATAATTCGTTTTAATGCGGGCAGGATAAGTGTCAAGGAGATGAAGGAAACATCGATTGTAGCAAACTGTGGGATGCCTTCGGTGAAAATTTCCGGTGTTGCATGTCTGAAGTTCGTTCTTTCCATAACCGTTACACGGGAATCTTGACGTATTTTCCACGCTAATTGATTGTACCCGACATCAAGCGCATAGCAATGTAACGCACCATTTTGAAGAGCACAATCTGTGAATCCGCCTGTTGAGGCACCGATATCAAGCACAATTTTGCCTTTAACGTTAGCATCAAATTGCTCAAGTGCTTTTTCAAGCTTCAAACCGCCTCGACTGACGTATTTCAGTTTGGAACCCTTGACTGCAAGCGGCGCGTCTGAAAATATTTTTTCACCTGGTTTATCTAACCTTGTTTCAGCGGAAAAAACGATGCCCGCCATTATGGAACGCTTTGCTTGTTCCCTTGTTTCAAAGAGACCACGCGCGACCAATAGGACATCTACCCGCTCTTTTGGCGCACGATTTGTCATACTTGTTCCCTTTCCACTGCTTGCATTTTAATAAATGATTCCATATTTTCAACTAGATGATTTGAAGTCATGCCTATTTCTTCAAGTAGGTCGTCGACATTACCATGTTCAATGAACTGATCTGGAATTCCCATGCGTCGAACCGGTACAGCAGTTTGAAGGGTATCATGTGCATATTCAAGTACTGCACTGCCGAAACCGCCGGCGAGAACCGCCTCTTCTACAGTAATAATCGGCATTCCACTTGCGAAAATCGTGTCCAACATTGCCGTATCAAGCGGTTTGATGAATCTCGCATTGACGACTTTCACATTGATTCCTTTAGTAAATAATATATTAGCTGCTTCCAGTGCCATCGGGATTGTTGTTCCGAACGTCAAAATTACTCCATCCTGTCCTTCACGCAACACTTCCCATGAACCGATCGGAATTGGATGTAATGTCTCATCCATTGTTACACCGAGTCCATTCCCTCTTGGATAACGCATCACAATTGGACCTTCATCGTAATCTATGGCAGTTTTCACCATATGCTGTCCTTCGTTTTCGTCTTTCGGCATCATAATGACCAGATTCGGCATATGTCTAAGGAATGCGATATCGAAGACACCCTGATGTGTTTCGCCGTCGGCACCTACCAGGCCCGCACGGTCAATGCCGATAAAGACATTCAAGTTCTGCCTCGAAATATCATGAAGCATTTGATCGTAAGCCCGTTGCATAAATGTCGAATAGATTGCAAGAAACGGTTTCATCCCTTGAGTTGCAAGACCGGCTGCCATCGTTGTTGCATGCTGTTCAGCTATACCTACATCGAAGAAACGATCCGGAAATTCTGTCGCAAATGATTCAAGTTTTGAACCGACTGGCATTGCAGGTGTAATCGCCACGATTCGACGGTCTTCACGTGCAATAGTTCGGACTGTTTCTGCAACAAGTCCACTCCACGACGGTGCGGTAGATGATGATTTAACAAAATCACCTGTTTCGATTTTATAAGGTCCCGTACCATGCCAAGTGCCGATTTTATCGTCTTCCGCAGGGCTGTATCCTTTGCCTTTTTTCGTAATAACATGAAGAAGGACAGGCCCATCCATTTTCTTCGCATATTGGATATTACGCTCGAGATCATTGAAATCGTGGCCGTCAATCGGACCAAGATATGTGAAGCCAAGCTCTTCGAAAAAGACGCCCGAAACAAGTAGATATTTCAAGCTATCTTTTACACGTTCTGCGGCAGTAGCAAGTTTGCCTCCAACAGCCGGAATTTTCTTCAAGATATATTCAAGTTCATCTTTTGCACTCTTATATTTACCAGCAGTTCTCAGTTTTCCCAGGACTGCATGAAGCGCACCGACATTGGGGGCAATTGACATTTCATTGTCATTCAAAATGACAATCATGTTCGTTTTTGCATGGCCAATATGATTAAGTGCTTCAAGTGCCATACCGCCTGTAAGCGCACCATCACCGATGACTGGTATTACATAATTCGAATCGCCTTTGATGTCTCGGGCAGCCGCCATTCCCATAGCGGCGGAAAGTGAAGTAGAACTGTGGCCAGTTTCCCATACATCATGATCGCTTTCAATTCGTTTCGGAAAACCGCACAAACCTTTATATTTTCTAAGTGAATCGAAATTACCTGCACGCCCAGTTAGTATTTTATGGACATACGCCTGATGCCCAACATCCCAAATGATTTTATCATCAGGACTATCAAAATGCCTATGAAGTGCAATTGTCAGTTCGACTACGCCAAGATTCGGCCCTATATGGCCACCTGTAACAGATAATTTCTCAATAAGGAATTTCCGAACTTCTGCTGCTAATTCCATCATCTGTTCCTTATCGAGTTTTTTAATAAAAGATGGACTAGTAATTTCTGTGAGTTCCATCGTTATCACACACCTTCACAAATTAATTGCCACGGATAATACTGCGCTGCCTACATTATAACAAGAAGGACGTTCAGTACAACAATTTGGTTCACTTCACGATTTCCGTTCTACGATATAATCCGCAAACAATCCTAGAAGTGGATGCTCCATTTCCAGAAATGCAAGAGAATCTCTTGCACATTGGTGATGTTTTTCCAGTCGTGACATTGCACCTTCCAGTCCGAGAAGTGACGGATACGTCGACTTCTCGCTTAACGCATCGCTCCCTGCTGTCTTACCAAGTTCTTCCGTCGTGGATGTAATATCTAAAATATCATCTTGAATTTGAAAAGCGAGTCCAATATGGTAGGCAAAGTCTCTCAACTTCGCAGTTTTTTCTTCATTTAAACCCGCTAGTATTGCACCGGCCACGATGCAAAATGACAATAGGGCCCCAGTTTTATTAACATGTATGTTTTCGAGTTCAAATAGAGATAAGGTTTTTGTTTCACCTTCAATATCGAGCATCTGTCCGCCAACCATACCAGTTGAACCCGAGGCGTCTGCCAGTAAACGAATGATTCGAAGTGTGTCTTGTGCAGACGTATCCGATAAATGAGTCAAACTTCCGAATGCCAGAGTTTGTAGTGCATCTCCTGCAAGTACGGCAACTGCTTCCCCATAAATGATATGGTTCGTCGGTTTGCCGCGCCTAAAATTATCATCATCCATAGAAGGCAAGTCATCGTGGATGAGGGAATACGTATGCAAAAATTCAGCAGCACAAGCTACCGTCAAGGCATCTTGTGAGTCGACACCAAGGTCTTCGAGCGTGGCTAGGACGAGAAGTGGCCGGATTCGTTTCCCTCCGGCATTGATTGAATAGGCCATCGAGGACTTCAATGTTTCAGATACATTCGCTGCCCCTAGCAGGCTATTCAGTTTTTCATCGATAACAGGTAATTTTTCTGCGATGAATCGTTGCAATTCCTTATGCATTCGAATCAGACCCTTTTGCCGGATCAAACTCTGTTTTGTTGCCATCTTTGTCGATTATAGAAATAAGCTGTTTTTCAGCATCCTGTAATTTCCCGTGGCAATAAGCAGACAGTTCCATCCCTTTTTTGTAAAGTGTAATTGCGTCTTCCAGTGGTACATCCCCTGTTTCAAGTTTCTGGACGACTTCCTCTAAATTAAGCATCGCTTCTTCAAAGCGAATCGGCTCTTTTTCCAATTAAACTTCCTCCCCTTCGTTCATTGTAATCGATTGAACCACCGCTTCCGCAGTCCCATCTTGTAAACGGATTTGGATATTGCCACCGACTTCTAGCGATTTGACTGATTTGGCGACTTCATTTTCCTGGTAAACAATCGAATATCCGCGTTCCATTACAGTAAGCGGGTTAAGTGCCTTCAGCATGCGTACTGATGCATGGAAACGATCACTCCGGATGCGGACATCTTGATGCACTCCCCTTGTAAGGCGTTCCGTAAGGACAGCTATACTTCGATGTCCTTCTTTGATTCGCTGTTCAGGCGAGAAAGAAGACAGCATACTACTTAATCTTTGATGTTGGGATTTACGATAGCCCGTTATATCTTGCCCGCTTCGCGATAGTCTTCCTTCAAGACCGATCAATCTCTCGGTGAATGGGCGATAAAGCCGTTCCGGAAATTGAAGGGGATAGGATGTTTCTAAAGTTGTCAGACGTTTGCGTTCACTTTTCAGTTGATTGGAGAGCGCATTATAAATCGCGCGTTTCCTATCCAACAGCTTTTCAAACAACTCATCACGTGCTGGAACTGCCATTTCAGCAGCTGCTGTAGGAGTAGGTGCTCTTTTGTCCGATACAAAATCGGCAATTGTTGTGTCGGTTTCATGCCCTACTGCACTAATAATCGGAACTCGGCATGAAAAAATCGCACGTGCGACCGACTCTTCATTGAATGCCCATAAGTCTTCAATGGAACCGCCACCGCGTCCAACAATTAGAACATCAATGGATCCATATGTATCTGCCTGTTCGATTGATTTGATGATGGAAGGAGCAGCATTCGGTCCCTGTACAATCGCCGGAAATAAAATGATTTCCGCAAGCGGGTAACGCCTTTCAATGGTTGAACAGATATCTTGGATTGCAGCACCTGATTGCGCCGTAACTACACCGATTTTAGTTGGAAACGATGGAACAGGTCTTTTCCAACGTGCATCGAAGAGACCTTCTTTTCCAAGGCTTTCCTTCAATTGTTCAAATGCTAAATAAAGCGCACCGATACCATCCGGCTGCATTGTTTGGACATATAATTGATAGTTTCCGCTAGTTTCGAAAACTGTTACATCACCCGTAATAAGCACGTTCATACCGTTTTCAGGTCTGAATTTGAGCGCAGATGCGTTTGAACGGAACATTGCTGATTGGATTCTGCTTTTTTCATCCTTCAAGGTAAAATAAATATGTCCGCTTGGGTGGCTTTTTACATTCGACAGTTCGCCTTTAACGTAGACGTTCCGCAAATGTGGGTCTGCGTCAAACTTGCGTTTAATATATTTCGTTAATGCTTGTACAGACAAGTGTGGGTTTCTGGTCAACATTCCCGCCTCCCGATTCTTGACGTATAGAAACGCTGTCTTTTCGATAAAAAACAGCGTCCGTCCATTTTTTTATAGTTGTTGCGAACATCTTCCTTCTGCGCAAGCTCTTTCCGCGCTATGAAGTGTATTTTTCAGTAACATCGTAATCGTCATCGGACCTACCCCGCCTGGAACCGGAGTAATGGCTGAAGCTTTTGTTTTCGCTGATTCAAAATCGACGTCTCCACATAATTTACCGTTCTCATCGCGGTTCATACCGACATCAATCACGACTGCGCCTTCTTTAATATGCGCATCTGTAATGAATTTCGTCTTGCCTATTGCGACAATGAGAATATCAGCTTGTTTCGTAAACGATGCTAAATCATTCGTTTTAGAGTGACAGTATGTGACTGTAGCATCACGCTGTAAAAGTAATTGGCCCATCGGTTTTCCGACAATATTGCTGCGCCCGACAATAACTGCATGTTTACCACTAATTTCAGTACCTGTCCGTTCAAGAAGTTTAATAATTCCGTAGGGCGTACATGACAGGAATGATTTTTGACCGATAATCATCTTTCCAACGTTTTCCGGATGGAATCCGTCAACGTCTTTTGTCGGATCAATTGCACGGATGACGAGGTTCTCATCGATATGATTCGGTAAGGGAAGTTGAACAAGAATGCCATGAATTGAATCATCATTGTTTAATCTTGTGACGTGGTTGAGTAACTCCTCTTCAGATACAGTAACGGGAAGCTCAATCAGTTCTGATTTCATGCCTGCTTCAAAACTCGATTTTTGCTTGTTCTTTACATATGTACGAGAAGCCTGGTTCTCACCAACAAGAACGACCGCAAGACCCGGTTGACATCCCTGCTCTTTCAGTACAGTTACTCTTTCCTTTATTTCTTCCCTGATTTCTTTTCCGATTGCTATTCCATCGATTAGTTTTCCACTCATCTGAATCCCCCCAAATAGCTTCACTTATTTTTCTTCGAATTTTGATAGAACACCATTCACAAAACGGCCTGACTTTTCATCGCCGAATGTTTTGCACAACTCGATTGCTTCATTTAAGACCACTCTGTGCGGTACTTCTTCGTTAAATAATAGTTCATAGACAGCAATTCGCAAGACGGTCCGTTCAATTTTCGGAAGACGGTCTAATGACCAATTTTCCAATTTTCCCGCCAGGACCTCATCTATTGCTTCTTTATTTTGCACTGTTCCCCGCACGAGCTGTTCATAGAATCGGTTTGCAGGCTCATCTATAATGTAATTAATAGCCTCATCTATACTCAGTTCCGTATTATCAAGCTGAAAAAGGGTTTGTACTGCTTTCTCACGTGCTTCTCGTCGTTTCATCTTCTTATTCTCCTCCACTACCGTATCTCTAGGGCATTATCATAGCATAAACAGGGCCACCATATACAGTATGACAAGTTGAAAAGCATCATCCGGTTGGACGATGCTTTTCAGATCATACCGTTTCCGTACCAGCCTCGAACTGGATGCCTGTAATATGGACGTTGACTTCTTTCGTTTCAAGGGAAGTCATGTGGAAAATTGCATGACGAATTTGTTTTTGAATTTCTACGGCAATGGCGGGTAATGAGTAGCCATATTCAACAACGCAATATACGTCAATTGTCAAGCCCTCTTCAGACCATTCCGTTTTGACGCCTTTACCATGGTTCACTTTACCGAACTTTTCCGCGACTCCTGTGGCAAAGTTTCCTCTTGTATTTGCGACGCCTTTTACTTCTGTTGTCGCAATCCCGATAATCACTTCAAGTACTTCGGGAGCAAGCTGGACACGTCCAAGCTCACCATTCCCCGACGGAGCCATTCCGACGAATGCTGGAATTGTTTTGTCAGCCATATCCGAATCTCCTCCCCTTTAGTTCATAATCGTATATTTTTCAAGAAATTTCGTATCAAAGTCTCCTGATTGGAAAACCTTATTGTCCATAAGTCTCAAATGGAAAGGAATGGTTGTATCAACGCCCTCAACGATAAATTCATCAAGTGCTCGTTTCATCCTAGCTACGGCTTCTTCCCTTGTATCCGCGTGTACGATTAACTTCGCAACCATCGAGTCGTAAAATGGAGGAATGGAATAACCAGTGTACATCGCTGAGTCGACACGAACCCCAAAACCGCCGGGTGGAACGTACATTGTTACTTTTCCCGGTGAAGGCATAAAGTTTTTCGATGGATTTTCTGCATTGATACGGCATTCGATTGACCAGCCATTGATTTTGATATCTTCTTGAGTAAGTGTCAATTTTTCACCCGATGCAATTTTTAATTGCTGTTTGACTAAATCGATGCCCGTGACCATTTCAGTGATTGTATGCTCAACCTGGATGCGGGTGTTCATTTCCATAAAGTAAAATTGTTGGTTAATATGATCAAAAATAAATTCAACCGTGCCGGCTCCGCGGTAATTTACTGCTTGAGCCGCTTTTACTGCTGCTTCTCCCATCGCATTACGCAATTCAGGTGTCAATGCTGGAGACGGCGCCTCTTCCAAAAGCTTCTGCATCCTGCGTTGAATAGAACAATCACGTTCGCCAAGATGAATTGTATTGCCGTATTTATCGGCAAGTACTTGGACTTCGACGTGGCGGAATACTTCCACGAACTTTTCCAGGTAAACGCCCGGATTGCCAAAAGCGGCTGCTGCTTCTTTTTGTGTAATATTAATACCTTTTGTCAGCTCGGCAGAATCTCTTGCAACACGAATACCTTTTCCTCCGCCGCCAGCTGTTGCTTTAATGATAACAGGAAACCCGATTTTTTCAGCAATAATGAGCGCTTCATGTTCGTCAGCAACGATTCCGGTAGAACCAGGAACGATTGGTACCCCTGCTTCCCGCATCGTTTCACGAGCAACATCCTTCGTACCCATTCGTGAGATCGCATCAGCAGTGGGACCTATAAATTCAATATTAACTTCTTCACAGAGTTCTGCGAAACTCGCATTTTCTGCAAGAAAACCATACCCTGGATGAATTCCATCACAGCCTGTTAGTTTGGCAACACTGATTATATTTGAAAAGTTAAGGTAGCTGTCTTTTGATAACCGAGGTCCGATACAATAAGCTTCATCCGCCAACTCGACATGAAGAGCATCCTGATCGGCTTCTGAATAAACCGCGACCGTTTTCATGCCAAGTTCTTTACAAGCTCTGATGATACGTACTGCAATTTCACCACGGTTAGCTATTAAAACTTTTTTCATTTTTCATTCCTCCTCAATTAGCTCTTACAAGGAAGAGAGGTTGTCCGTATTCAACGAGCTGACCGTCTTTTACGAGAATCTCAACGATTTCCCCTGAAACTTCCGCTTCAATTTCATTGAATAATTTCATCGCTTCTACGATGCATACGATGGCTTCTGGTTTCACGCTGTCACCTTTTTGTACATATGCTGGCACATCGGGTGAAGATGCAGAGTAGAACGTACCAACCATCGGTGATGTGATTTTAATCAGATTTGGATCTTCTATTTGCACTGCAGCAAGGTCAGCTGGTTTTTCCTGTTGAAGAGCAATTACTTCTTCAATTTTCGGAACTGGCACAGCAGGAATTTCCTGCTGAATAGATGGTGCTGTTTCTACGATTGTTGAAGCTTTCTGTCCATTCCCTTTTTTCAATTCGAGTTTTGCACCGTCTACTTCATAAGAAAACTTTTCAATTGAAGATTGATCAATTAGTTTAATGATTTCACGTATTTCTTGAATTTTTAGCATGATCGATTCTCCTGACTCCATTATAATTACGTTCTTTATCTATTTTAGACGTTTTCACTCCATATTGAAATAGATAATGGTCATTTGTCTTTTAAATTGCTGTGATATATTAAAAACGGCAGTGCCTGTTAGTCCAGAAAATCGCTGTAGTCTAGATATTGCCCCGTGCCGAAATTTTATACTTTCTTATCTTTAAACAAAAAAAAGACCCCGTTTAGGGCCTTCATTTTCCTTAATTATTCTGGGTCGCCGGTAAAACTGACTTGCACATTTTTGGCGTCATCCCAACTCGTCATGACGTAATGAGTGATTTCTTCCGCCATTTTTGACGAATGTCCTTCCGAGGAGAGGACAGTTATTTTCACTTCTCCGGCTTCATTATGGACAAACGCCTCTGGATACCCAAGTGCTTTAATTTGTAATTCCATCAGCGCTTCAGCTGATTCACTTTTCGAGAGTTGTGCCATCTCATCGAACACTTCGTTTTTTTGTTCAGCTGTATAATCCGAAGATGTCATTTTAGTTAACAATTGCTCTTCTTGCTTGCTCCGCTGATTACGGACTTCCATTCTCATTTCTTCAAAAACAAGAGCCTCTGCAAAAACAGGTGTGGTTTTTTCTGCATCGTCCTTGTTCTCTGCCAATTTTATGGACTTCTCCGTATCTTTGAAAATAGTCATACCATCGAACGGCATCGGAGCTTTTTCCTTGATGTAATAGATCGAGATAACTGCGACCAGGCTGAGCAATGTTAAAAACCATACTGTTCTTTTATTCGTTTTCATTAGTATTCCCCCTTTTATTCATTTCAACGATGACGATTCGGTGTTCTGGCAGCTGAAGGACGGTTGACAAAATGTGAGATAGTTCGTTTTGAATTTTGAAGTCTTCCGCCCCTTCTGCTACGACTAGAATGCCTTGCAACTTACTTCCTTTGGTAGTCGATGCGTTGGATATTGAAAAGTAATCGGATAGCGGATTGGCAGATTCTCCATTTTCATAATGAGGATAGAGTAAAACTTCCCCGATTCCCTCAATTCTCATCAGCGCCTCTTCTAGTGCTGCATATTCCCGGCTCTCCTCCTTCTTTCCCTTCTCCCCCCCGATAACGCCAAGACTGGAATTGATGAAAATGATGACCAGGATAACAATAGTGCCGAGGAGGATCGTATGAATTTTTCTTTTCGGTTTCTCCATATCATCACCATTTTCGTTCATTGAGCCGCTTGTACGACCTGTCATCAATGATTCATATTATGCAGTTTCAAGAGAAGCTATGACCAAAAATATTGAAGATTGATTGAATCATCCAAATTCCCATTGCTAGTTTAATAATGGGCAAGAAGTTATCTTCTGTTTCTTTTGGAAATAACAATAAAATCGTTGAAGCTAAAAGGGTAATTAGCAGAACGCCTGTTAAAAAGACTCCATTCCTAACCTCATTTCATCGTAGTAATAAGCTTAACAAGGATAATAGAAAACAGGGCTGTGTAGATAAATGCAAAAGCGATAAGAAATGAAACCGCACATAACACAAATAGTGTTTTCCCGATATCATCCAAAATGCCGGTAACATCTTCATTCGCAAATGGTTCGATCAGTGCTGCAGTCCATCTGTAGAAGAATGCCGTAATTAATGTCTTAAATGAGGGGATAAGCGCTACAGTCCATATTGCGGATATAAGCCATCCCCCCGCAAAAACACTGGCTCCAGATGAATAGCGACCAATCGTCCCCATACTGTCAGTCATAAATGAGCCGATGAGCGGGACGTTTTGGCGTATCAGCTCTTTAATCGGCTCGCTTGCTAAGCCTGTAAGTGCCCAAGACATCGTGCCTCCTACTGTGATAAATATAGAATAGGCTGCAACAACCGCCGAAACCGTACCAAGAAGGGTCGTCCGAATTAAATCCGCCATTTTTGTAAATGGGACAGCGGGAAGAATCCTGGTTACTAGATCTAAAATAAGCGCAGCTGTTAAAAGCGGGATAAGTACCTTCTCTGTTAGAACAATTGCACCGTTAGCAAATAATAGCATCGCTGGCTGAAAGTTCAGCATGCTGAATGCGCCACCTGCAGCAACCATACTGGCCGTCAGTATCGGATAAATAGAAATGAACATCATCGATATAGAGTTTGCAATATCACGAATGAGCGCTAAATGTTCAAGTGCAGGCTGTAAGACAACTGTTACGACAATAAAAATCAGGATCATTCTCGTCCATTTCGCAAACGAAGGAAACAAGAAATCCACCAACAATGCCATAAATGTTGAGATAATAATAATGACAAAGCTTGACAATACGGTTCCGAGTATCGTTTCTATAAAGGAGATCATGAATGCCCCGCCCGTTCATTTTGTAATGAGTGCTGTGAGTAATTCGATTAGTGTTGACGTATGTTGCATCCACAAAGTAAGTATGGCGATTTTCACAGTGAAGTGTGTTACTGATG of the Sporosarcina sp. FSL K6-1508 genome contains:
- the accC gene encoding acetyl-CoA carboxylase biotin carboxylase subunit; translation: MKKVLIANRGEIAVRIIRACKELGMKTVAVYSEADQDALHVELADEAYCIGPRLSKDSYLNFSNIISVAKLTGCDGIHPGYGFLAENASFAELCEEVNIEFIGPTADAISRMGTKDVARETMREAGVPIVPGSTGIVADEHEALIIAEKIGFPVIIKATAGGGGKGIRVARDSAELTKGINITQKEAAAAFGNPGVYLEKFVEVFRHVEVQVLADKYGNTIHLGERDCSIQRRMQKLLEEAPSPALTPELRNAMGEAAVKAAQAVNYRGAGTVEFIFDHINQQFYFMEMNTRIQVEHTITEMVTGIDLVKQQLKIASGEKLTLTQEDIKINGWSIECRINAENPSKNFMPSPGKVTMYVPPGGFGVRVDSAMYTGYSIPPFYDSMVAKLIVHADTREEAVARMKRALDEFIVEGVDTTIPFHLRLMDNKVFQSGDFDTKFLEKYTIMN
- the accB gene encoding acetyl-CoA carboxylase biotin carboxyl carrier protein; the protein is MLKIQEIREIIKLIDQSSIEKFSYEVDGAKLELKKGNGQKASTIVETAPSIQQEIPAVPVPKIEEVIALQQEKPADLAAVQIEDPNLIKITSPMVGTFYSASSPDVPAYVQKGDSVKPEAIVCIVEAMKLFNEIEAEVSGEIVEILVKDGQLVEYGQPLFLVRAN
- a CDS encoding SpoIIIAH-like family protein, producing the protein MKTNKRTVWFLTLLSLVAVISIYYIKEKAPMPFDGMTIFKDTEKSIKLAENKDDAEKTTPVFAEALVFEEMRMEVRNQRSKQEEQLLTKMTSSDYTAEQKNEVFDEMAQLSKSESAEALMELQIKALGYPEAFVHNEAGEVKITVLSSEGHSSKMAEEITHYVMTSWDDAKNVQVSFTGDPE
- a CDS encoding stage III sporulation protein AE, with amino-acid sequence MISFIETILGTVLSSFVIIIISTFMALLVDFLFPSFAKWTRMILIFIVVTVVLQPALEHLALIRDIANSISMMFISIYPILTASMVAAGGAFSMLNFQPAMLLFANGAIVLTEKVLIPLLTAALILDLVTRILPAVPFTKMADLIRTTLLGTVSAVVAAYSIFITVGGTMSWALTGLASEPIKELIRQNVPLIGSFMTDSMGTIGRYSSGASVFAGGWLISAIWTVALIPSFKTLITAFFYRWTAALIEPFANEDVTGILDDIGKTLFVLCAVSFLIAFAFIYTALFSIILVKLITTMK